Genomic DNA from Enterococcus saccharolyticus subsp. saccharolyticus:
TAATTACTCGAAATTCCTTGTGCTTTCATCACCCCAAAAATGTCAGTTTTTTGCATCGTTAAAACATAAATAAAAATGCCGATTACAATGGCAGCAATGATAATTAAAAAACCAATCATAAAACCAAATGTTAGCACTTGTGCGTTATAACCAGGCAAATTATTGATAAATGTAGCAATAGATATTTTCTCTAAGTTATCAGGCAGATTACTGACTTTACCTTTCGTTACAATTGCGTTAATTGATACATCTTCGGGCTGATTTACGCTTTCAAAACGAATTTCTTGGTATGTCTCCATAGAAATATAGAAGACTGGTGCAACATTGAATTTAGCATTTTCTATAAACCCAACTATTGTTATTTCTGTATTACTTCCAGATACCTTTAATTGATCGCCAATTTGTAAACCATATTGATTTCTTAGACTATCATCAACGACTGATTCATTTTTTGTTTCAAACATTCTTCCTGTTTCAATTTTAGGAACTAAAAATTGATCAGGTGAAATGCCAAAAAAGATAGCGTTAATTGTCTCTTTTGTTCCTTTTTTTGAAACAACAGCAGGGAGTTGCGCAAGAATCGCTTTTTCTTCTGCGTTGACTTCCTCATAAGTTTTAATAGGAAACATTGACATATTTAAATTATCGTTAGCGTCTTCGGCAATTAAAATATTATCTGCTTTCCACTGATCTACTGCGTTTCGATTATCTTGTGCTAATCCGTATGCTAAGCCAGTCAAAAAAAAGACAAGATAGGCGATTAGAAACATGACACCTATCACTAAAAAATAACGTAACTTAGAATGTTTAATTTCTCTTATAGCTAAAAACATAAAATTCTCCTTTTTACTTATCAGTTGATAAGTAAATTCTAGCACAAATATAATTAGATATTAAATTATCTGCTTTTTATTATAAAATTTGCGATTTGTTATTTTATATTTTTATTCGTAAAAACAAAAAAAGACGCTCTGAAATGAACGTCTTTCTCCCATATATATAATTCAATTTTTTGTATTCCCACTTACTAGGTCGACCATACAGAAACTCTGTAGTGGTCTTTAAGCACTTTATTTCTTATTTTTCCACCTTCAGAAGTGAAATTAATATACTTGTAAAACAGCTTGAAATAAAGGATTTCTAAAAGTTTTTCTTTTGTAGCAACGTAATAGTCTCGACGTGTGTTGAGAAACCCACGTATCTGTCGAAAATTAGAAGGCTGAATATTTTTATGAGACATTCCCTTTGAGGAAACATATCCAAGATTGAACCTTGTATGTATTCATTACATAATACCTTTGATCAAGTG
This window encodes:
- a CDS encoding ABC transporter permease, with the translated sequence MFLAIREIKHSKLRYFLVIGVMFLIAYLVFFLTGLAYGLAQDNRNAVDQWKADNILIAEDANDNLNMSMFPIKTYEEVNAEEKAILAQLPAVVSKKGTKETINAIFFGISPDQFLVPKIETGRMFETKNESVVDDSLRNQYGLQIGDQLKVSGSNTEITIVGFIENAKFNVAPVFYISMETYQEIRFESVNQPEDVSINAIVTKGKVSNLPDNLEKISIATFINNLPGYNAQVLTFGFMIGFLIIIAAIVIGIFIYVLTMQKTDIFGVMKAQGISSNYIARSVISQTFILAFLGVGIGLLAATGTSYLLPAQVPFETNSSFLAAISSLMVLFAILGAFFSVRAVVKIDPLKAIG